A stretch of the Mycobacterium sp. ITM-2016-00317 genome encodes the following:
- a CDS encoding EutN/CcmL family microcompartment protein — protein MIRGTVIGQVWSTRRIDGIPAGAFLEVEVDGSGSRLIAFDVLGSGVGEQVLVTQGSVAASWFTGTPPPVDALIIGSIDPTG, from the coding sequence ATGATCCGTGGCACGGTCATCGGCCAGGTCTGGTCGACCCGCCGCATCGACGGCATTCCGGCCGGCGCATTCCTGGAAGTCGAGGTCGACGGCTCCGGCTCCCGGCTGATCGCATTCGACGTGCTCGGCAGCGGCGTGGGCGAACAGGTGCTCGTCACCCAGGGCTCGGTCGCGGCGAGCTGGTTCACCGGCACCCCGCCACCGGTCGACGCACTGATCATCGGTTCCATCGATCCCACCGGCTAG
- a CDS encoding GntR family transcriptional regulator has translation MATQTEDLRRRIVADINAGVPGTKLGSERELAERYRTSRSSLRQVLAALEEAGLVDRVIGRSGGIFISHAQVQRSLTDVVGVPAFLASQGYVAGTRVLSTRIAAPDPTTQQALNIGPDDFVIEIHRVRLADGSPISLELAQFPAEAFPGLLEQQLGGSLYEILESEYGVVTARADERIEAVNATPEEAGLLGVKPKSALLLITRITYDQHDTPCEFSRDLFRGDRTRLAVTAQGRGVGGTPSVAAASVALQSQA, from the coding sequence GTGGCGACCCAGACCGAGGACCTGCGGCGCCGGATCGTGGCCGACATCAACGCCGGGGTGCCCGGCACCAAGCTCGGCAGCGAGCGCGAACTCGCCGAGCGGTACCGGACCAGCCGCTCCAGCCTGCGCCAGGTGCTGGCCGCGCTGGAGGAGGCCGGGCTCGTCGACCGGGTGATCGGCCGCTCGGGCGGGATCTTCATCAGCCACGCCCAGGTGCAGCGCAGCCTCACCGACGTGGTCGGGGTCCCGGCGTTTCTGGCCAGCCAGGGCTACGTCGCGGGCACCCGGGTGCTCTCGACCAGGATCGCCGCGCCCGACCCGACCACCCAGCAGGCGCTCAACATCGGCCCCGACGACTTCGTCATCGAGATCCACCGGGTGCGCCTGGCCGATGGTTCACCGATCTCGCTGGAATTGGCCCAGTTCCCGGCCGAGGCGTTCCCGGGCCTGCTGGAGCAGCAGCTCGGGGGGTCCCTCTACGAGATCCTGGAGAGCGAGTACGGGGTGGTCACCGCCCGCGCCGACGAACGCATCGAGGCCGTCAACGCCACACCGGAAGAGGCCGGCCTGCTCGGCGTGAAACCGAAGTCGGCGCTGCTGCTGATCACCCGCATCACCTACGACCAGCACGACACCCCGTGCGAGTTCTCCCGCGACCTGTTCCGCGGTGATCGCACCCGGCTCGCGGTCACCGCACAGGGTCGCGGCGTCGGCGGCACGCCCTCGGTGGCCGCCGCATCGGTCGCGCTGCAGAGCCAGGCCTGA
- the fabG gene encoding 3-oxoacyl-ACP reductase FabG, giving the protein MFNSLQGRSAVVTGGSKGIGRGIAETFAKAGVNVVVTGRNQDDIDTAVADLAGLPGTVTGVAADVASPEDCRRVVATATERNGGLDILCANAGIFPSGRIEDLTPEDIEQVVGVNFKGTVYMVQAALDALTASGRGRVVITSSITGPITGFPGWSHYGASKAAQLGFLRTAAIELAPKKITVNAVLPGNVITEGLIEMGQTYMDQMAASVPAGKLGEVADIGNAALFFATDEAAYITGQSLVVDGGQILPESPEALADL; this is encoded by the coding sequence ATGTTCAACTCGCTGCAGGGCCGCTCGGCCGTCGTCACCGGCGGAAGCAAGGGAATCGGCCGGGGCATCGCCGAGACGTTCGCCAAGGCGGGCGTCAACGTCGTCGTCACCGGCCGCAACCAGGACGACATCGACACCGCCGTCGCGGATCTGGCCGGGCTCCCGGGGACCGTCACAGGGGTCGCCGCCGACGTCGCGAGCCCCGAGGACTGCCGGCGCGTCGTCGCGACCGCGACCGAACGCAACGGCGGCCTGGACATCCTGTGCGCCAACGCCGGAATCTTCCCGTCCGGCCGGATCGAGGACCTGACCCCCGAGGACATCGAGCAGGTCGTCGGCGTGAACTTCAAAGGCACCGTCTACATGGTGCAGGCCGCCCTGGACGCGCTGACCGCCAGCGGGCGCGGCCGAGTCGTGATCACCTCGTCGATCACCGGCCCGATCACGGGTTTCCCCGGCTGGTCGCACTACGGCGCGAGCAAGGCCGCGCAGCTGGGCTTCCTGCGCACGGCCGCCATCGAGTTGGCGCCCAAGAAGATCACCGTCAACGCGGTGCTGCCGGGCAACGTGATCACCGAGGGCCTGATCGAGATGGGCCAGACCTACATGGACCAGATGGCGGCCTCGGTGCCTGCGGGCAAGCTCGGCGAGGTCGCCGACATCGGCAACGCCGCGCTGTTCTTCGCCACCGACGAGGCCGCCTACATCACCGGGCAGTCCCTGGTGGTCGACGGCGGCCAGATCCTGCCCGAATCGCCCGAGGCGCTCGCTGACCTCTGA
- a CDS encoding BMC domain-containing protein, whose translation MAELRSFIFIDRLQPQTMSYLGTWIKGALPRAGMAAQIIEVAPGLDIEGVTDVALKHAEVQAGILVVERQFGYLEFHGETSAVEAAADAALTELGGDTGSATAPEILASRIISSIDRQHAFLINRNKIGSMVLAGETLYVLEVSPASYAILATNEAEKAADVKVVDFRMIGATGRVYLSGSESDIRQAASAAEEALARSVR comes from the coding sequence GTGGCTGAACTGCGTTCGTTCATCTTCATCGACCGGCTTCAGCCGCAGACGATGTCGTACCTGGGCACCTGGATCAAGGGGGCGTTGCCCCGCGCCGGGATGGCCGCCCAGATCATCGAGGTGGCCCCGGGTCTGGACATCGAGGGCGTCACCGACGTGGCCCTCAAACACGCCGAGGTGCAGGCCGGGATCCTCGTGGTGGAGCGGCAGTTCGGCTACCTCGAGTTCCACGGGGAGACCTCGGCCGTCGAGGCCGCCGCCGACGCCGCGCTCACCGAGCTGGGCGGGGACACCGGCTCGGCGACCGCACCCGAGATCCTCGCCTCGCGCATCATCTCCAGCATCGACCGCCAGCACGCGTTCCTGATCAACCGCAACAAGATCGGTTCGATGGTGCTGGCCGGCGAAACCCTGTACGTGCTGGAGGTGTCCCCGGCGTCATACGCGATCCTGGCCACAAACGAGGCCGAGAAGGCCGCCGACGTGAAGGTCGTCGATTTCCGGATGATCGGTGCGACCGGCCGCGTTTACCTCTCCGGTAGCGAGTCCGACATCCGCCAGGCCGCATCCGCGGCCGAGGAGGCGCTCGCCCGGAGCGTGCGGTGA
- a CDS encoding phosphotransferase produces MSADDVDDDRLVAEKALAAFDLPQGSALRLLNLSENATYSVEEPGCGHRSILRVHRKDYHRIDQIESELLWLDALRRDSDITVPTVIPAHDGRRVVTVEHEGTDRHVVHFEMVPGAEPDENTLSSTDFHTLGGITAALHDHSRSWQRPAEFNRFAWDWENSLGGAPRWGRWRDAVGVGDHEAEVLSRAAGLLSSRLAEYGTGPDTFGLVHADLRLANLLVDGDTITVIDFDDCGFGWYFYDFGTAVSFFEDHPSVPEWQDAWVAGYRTRRQMSAADEDMLASFILLRRLLLLAWMGSHSHSKESQAISVTYAAGSCKLAEQYLTSDGHRLF; encoded by the coding sequence TTGAGCGCAGACGACGTCGACGACGACCGGTTGGTCGCCGAGAAGGCGCTGGCGGCGTTCGACCTGCCGCAGGGCTCGGCACTGCGGCTGCTGAACCTGTCCGAGAACGCGACCTACTCGGTGGAGGAACCGGGCTGCGGACACCGGTCGATCCTGCGGGTCCACCGTAAGGACTACCACCGCATCGACCAGATCGAGTCCGAACTGCTGTGGCTGGACGCGCTGCGCCGCGACAGCGACATCACCGTGCCGACCGTGATCCCGGCGCACGACGGCCGCCGGGTGGTCACCGTCGAGCACGAGGGCACCGACCGCCATGTCGTGCATTTCGAGATGGTTCCGGGCGCCGAGCCGGACGAGAACACGTTGAGCTCCACCGACTTCCACACGCTGGGCGGTATCACCGCGGCCCTGCACGACCACTCGCGCAGTTGGCAGCGCCCCGCCGAGTTCAACCGGTTCGCGTGGGACTGGGAGAACAGCCTGGGGGGTGCACCGCGGTGGGGCCGCTGGCGTGACGCGGTCGGCGTCGGCGACCACGAGGCCGAGGTGCTCAGCCGGGCCGCAGGGCTGTTGAGCAGTCGGCTCGCCGAATACGGCACCGGACCCGACACCTTCGGCCTGGTCCACGCCGATCTGCGGTTGGCCAACCTGCTGGTCGACGGCGACACCATCACCGTGATCGACTTCGACGACTGCGGATTCGGCTGGTACTTCTACGATTTCGGCACCGCGGTGTCGTTCTTCGAAGACCACCCCTCGGTGCCGGAATGGCAGGACGCCTGGGTGGCCGGGTATCGCACCCGCAGGCAGATGAGCGCCGCCGACGAGGACATGCTGGCCTCGTTCATCCTGCTGCGGCGGCTGCTGCTGCTGGCCTGGATGGGCAGCCACAGCCATTCCAAGGAATCCCAGGCGATCTCCGTGACCTATGCCGCGGGCAGCTGCAAGCTCGCTGAACAGTATCTGACCTCCGACGGTCACCGGCTTTTCTGA
- a CDS encoding microcompartment protein, translating to MALSNAQSGSATVSPALARTDIRVYLLVEDLQQQFAAYLGTPTRARGYPPYAGEHALIVEVSPALAIERVIDLALREVPGIQPGILYVERQFGVLEIHSGDLADVRRAGEAILSGTQSAATDQLRPRILYYDVIEDITDQHAVILNRNRQASMVLPGQSLLVYEMTPALFAAVAANEAERAAPGLTLVDVQMIGAAGRLYISGSTQDVVAARDRITEVLGAIEGRDH from the coding sequence GTGGCTTTGTCGAACGCACAGAGCGGGTCCGCGACGGTGTCGCCGGCGCTGGCGCGCACCGACATCCGCGTCTACCTCCTCGTCGAGGATCTGCAGCAGCAGTTCGCCGCATATCTGGGCACCCCGACCCGGGCGCGCGGCTACCCGCCGTACGCCGGTGAGCACGCGCTCATCGTCGAGGTGTCCCCGGCGTTGGCGATCGAGCGGGTCATCGACCTGGCGTTGCGCGAGGTACCGGGTATCCAGCCCGGAATCCTTTACGTCGAACGGCAATTCGGCGTCCTGGAGATCCACTCGGGCGATCTCGCCGATGTCCGCCGCGCCGGCGAGGCCATTCTGAGCGGCACGCAGAGCGCCGCGACCGACCAGTTGCGGCCCCGGATCCTGTACTACGACGTGATCGAGGACATCACCGATCAGCACGCGGTGATCCTCAACCGCAACCGGCAGGCGTCGATGGTGTTGCCGGGGCAGTCGCTGTTGGTGTACGAGATGACGCCTGCACTGTTCGCCGCGGTGGCGGCCAACGAGGCCGAGCGCGCGGCGCCCGGTCTGACGCTGGTCGACGTGCAGATGATCGGTGCGGCTGGCAGGCTCTACATCAGTGGCAGCACCCAGGATGTGGTGGCGGCTCGGGACCGGATCACCGAGGTGCTGGGAGCGATCGAAGGACGTGACCATTGA
- a CDS encoding SDR family NAD(P)-dependent oxidoreductase has translation MNISGNTIFIPGATSGIGLALANALADRGNTVIIGGRRAELLDKIAAQRPEFGTVLVDTSDPASVRRAADEVIAKHRELDALIAMAGIMKIEDWHHPDGFLASAESVITTNVLGPIRLIAAFIEHLQSRPSATVVTVSSGLAFTPLKATPSYNASKAAIHILTESVRMQLADTTVQFIELEPPSVATDLLPGQRESDFAMPLDDFVAEVMHILESQPDVKEIQVERVKFLRFAEARGEYDDVVAAVNSADPHGN, from the coding sequence ATGAACATCAGCGGCAACACCATCTTCATCCCCGGAGCGACGAGCGGCATCGGCCTGGCGCTGGCCAACGCGCTCGCCGACCGCGGCAACACCGTCATCATCGGAGGTCGGCGTGCCGAACTTCTCGACAAGATCGCCGCGCAACGCCCGGAGTTCGGCACCGTGCTGGTCGACACCAGCGACCCGGCCTCCGTGCGGCGCGCCGCCGACGAGGTCATCGCGAAGCACCGGGAGCTCGATGCCCTCATCGCGATGGCGGGGATCATGAAGATCGAGGACTGGCATCACCCCGACGGATTCCTCGCCTCGGCGGAGTCGGTGATCACGACCAACGTCCTGGGCCCGATCCGCCTGATCGCCGCGTTCATCGAGCACCTGCAGAGCCGTCCGTCGGCCACCGTCGTCACGGTCTCCTCGGGATTGGCGTTCACCCCGTTGAAGGCCACGCCGAGCTACAACGCTTCGAAGGCCGCGATCCACATACTCACCGAGTCCGTCCGAATGCAACTCGCGGACACCACCGTGCAGTTCATCGAACTCGAACCACCGTCGGTCGCAACGGATCTACTTCCCGGGCAACGAGAGAGCGACTTTGCCATGCCGCTCGACGACTTCGTCGCCGAGGTCATGCATATCCTGGAGTCGCAACCGGACGTCAAGGAGATCCAGGTGGAGCGGGTGAAGTTCCTGCGCTTCGCCGAGGCGCGCGGGGAATACGACGACGTGGTCGCCGCGGTCAATTCCGCGGACCCGCACGGAAATTGA
- a CDS encoding ABC transporter permease subunit (The N-terminal region of this protein, as described by TIGR01726, is a three transmembrane segment that identifies a subfamily of ABC transporter permease subunits, which specificities that include histidine, arginine, glutamine, glutamate, L-cystine (sic), the opines (in Agrobacterium) octopine and nopaline, etc.), giving the protein MRYPRRILFAVLAAVAVLLSACGSSEPGNAVESSGVLRVGTEGVYAPFSFHDPATGELTGYDVDVARAVGEKLGVDVEFVETPWDSIFAALEADRFDVVANQVTITPERQEKYDLSEPYSIGEGVIVTRADDDSITSLDDLRGKRAAQSTTSNWAQVARDAGAQIESVEGLTQAMALLSQGRVDVVVNDSLSVYAYLAETGDTAVKIAGTTGEKSEQGLAARKDSGLLPDLNTAIEELKTDGTLSAISEKYLRTDVSGGEDAPQAQPRSALRLVLDNLWPLAKAALTMTIPLTLISFAIGLVIALGVALARLSPNVLLSNAARFYISVIRGTPLLVQLFIVFFALPEFGVRIDPFPAAVIAFSLNVGGYAAEIIRSAIQSIPKGQWEAAETIGLNYTGALRRIILPQATRVAVPPLSNTLISLVKDTSLASTILVTELLRQAQIIAAPTYEFFALYGTAAVYYWVICLVLSFGQARFEHRLERYVAR; this is encoded by the coding sequence ATGCGCTACCCACGCAGGATCCTGTTCGCGGTGCTGGCCGCGGTCGCCGTATTGCTGAGCGCGTGCGGTTCCTCGGAGCCCGGGAACGCGGTGGAGTCCAGCGGCGTGCTGCGTGTCGGCACCGAGGGCGTGTACGCGCCGTTCAGCTTCCACGACCCGGCCACCGGCGAGCTCACCGGCTACGACGTCGACGTCGCCCGCGCGGTCGGCGAGAAGCTGGGCGTCGACGTCGAATTCGTCGAGACGCCGTGGGACTCGATCTTCGCCGCGCTGGAGGCCGACCGCTTCGACGTCGTCGCCAACCAGGTGACGATCACTCCCGAGCGCCAGGAGAAATACGACCTGTCCGAGCCGTACTCGATCGGTGAGGGCGTGATCGTCACCCGCGCCGACGACGACTCGATCACTTCACTGGACGATCTGCGAGGCAAGCGCGCCGCGCAGAGCACCACCAGTAACTGGGCGCAGGTGGCCCGCGACGCCGGTGCGCAGATCGAATCGGTGGAAGGCCTCACCCAGGCGATGGCGCTGCTCAGCCAGGGCCGGGTGGACGTGGTGGTCAACGACAGCCTGTCGGTCTACGCCTACCTGGCCGAGACCGGCGACACGGCGGTGAAGATCGCAGGCACCACCGGCGAGAAGAGCGAGCAGGGGCTGGCCGCGCGCAAGGACAGCGGCCTGCTGCCGGACCTCAACACCGCGATCGAAGAACTCAAGACCGACGGCACGCTGAGCGCGATCTCCGAGAAGTACCTGCGCACCGATGTATCCGGCGGCGAGGACGCCCCGCAGGCGCAGCCCCGCTCGGCCTTGCGGCTGGTGCTGGACAACCTGTGGCCGCTGGCGAAGGCCGCGCTCACCATGACCATCCCGCTGACGCTCATCAGCTTCGCCATCGGCCTGGTCATCGCGCTGGGTGTCGCGCTGGCCCGGCTGTCACCGAATGTGCTGCTGTCCAACGCCGCCCGCTTCTACATCTCGGTCATCCGGGGCACCCCGCTGCTGGTGCAGCTGTTCATCGTGTTCTTCGCGCTGCCGGAGTTCGGCGTGCGGATCGACCCGTTCCCGGCGGCGGTCATCGCGTTCAGCCTCAACGTCGGCGGCTACGCCGCCGAAATCATCCGGTCGGCGATCCAGAGCATCCCGAAGGGACAGTGGGAGGCGGCGGAGACGATCGGCCTGAACTACACCGGTGCGCTGAGACGGATCATCCTGCCCCAGGCCACCCGGGTCGCCGTGCCGCCGCTGTCGAACACGCTGATCTCGCTCGTCAAAGACACTTCGCTCGCCTCCACCATTCTGGTCACCGAGCTGCTGCGCCAGGCCCAGATCATCGCCGCACCCACTTACGAGTTCTTCGCGCTCTACGGCACGGCGGCCGTCTACTACTGGGTGATCTGCCTGGTGCTGTCGTTCGGGCAGGCGCGGTTCGAGCACCGACTGGAAAGGTATGTGGCGAGATGA
- a CDS encoding amino acid ABC transporter ATP-binding protein: MTEDRIVARDVRKSFGSLDVLKGVSFAVPRGTATAVIGPSGSGKTTLLRTLNALDVADSGVIKVGDVEIDFGRPVPRDELRRYRAQSGFVFQSHNLFPHKTVLQNVTEGPLVAQKRPREEVEAQALELLDQVGLRDKRDQYPFQLSGGQQQRVGIARALALTPKVVLFDEPTSALDPELVGEVLGVIRDLALEGWTMVVVTHEIQFARQVSEQVLFLDQGVILEQGPPAAVLGDPKEERTRQFLQRILNPL; the protein is encoded by the coding sequence ATGACCGAAGACCGGATCGTCGCCCGGGATGTGCGTAAGTCCTTCGGGTCGCTCGACGTACTCAAAGGCGTGTCGTTCGCGGTGCCGCGCGGCACGGCCACCGCGGTCATCGGCCCGTCTGGCTCGGGCAAGACCACGCTGCTACGCACGCTCAACGCGCTCGACGTCGCCGATTCCGGGGTGATCAAGGTCGGCGACGTCGAGATCGATTTCGGCCGACCGGTGCCCAGGGACGAACTGCGCCGCTACCGCGCCCAGAGCGGCTTCGTGTTCCAGTCGCACAACCTGTTCCCGCACAAGACCGTGCTGCAGAACGTCACCGAGGGACCGCTCGTCGCGCAGAAGCGGCCCCGCGAGGAGGTCGAGGCGCAGGCGCTGGAACTGCTCGACCAGGTGGGCCTGCGGGACAAGCGGGACCAGTACCCGTTCCAACTGTCGGGCGGGCAACAGCAGCGGGTCGGGATCGCCCGTGCGCTGGCGCTCACGCCGAAGGTGGTGCTGTTCGACGAGCCGACCTCGGCGCTGGACCCCGAACTCGTCGGCGAGGTCCTCGGCGTCATCCGGGATCTGGCGCTCGAGGGCTGGACGATGGTGGTGGTCACCCACGAGATCCAGTTCGCCCGTCAGGTTTCCGAGCAGGTGCTGTTCCTCGACCAGGGCGTGATTCTCGAGCAGGGCCCGCCGGCTGCGGTGCTCGGCGATCCGAAGGAGGAACGGACGCGCCAGTTCCTGCAGCGCATCCTCAACCCGCTGTAG
- the gluQRS gene encoding tRNA glutamyl-Q(34) synthetase GluQRS, with amino-acid sequence MTDFPGAGRFAPSPSADLHIGNLRTAVLAWLFARSSGRRFLMRVEDLDDRTDTGIAERQLADLAAIGLTWDEPATWQTQHRERYDAVVAELAERGLLFECYCSRKDIAQAPRAPHAPEGAYPGTCRDLTDSEREKRRQETGRPPALRLRTDTITFTVHDVLHGDYTGLVDDFVVRRGDGVTAYNLAVVVDDAASGIDQVVRGDDLLASSPRQAYLARLLGHPVPVYAHVPLVLNPDGARLAKRDGAVTLAEIGVSEAVAQIADSLGYSARTVEGMLDEFDPVRLPRAPWVYRPG; translated from the coding sequence GTGACCGACTTCCCCGGCGCAGGCAGGTTCGCGCCCAGCCCTTCGGCGGACCTGCACATCGGCAACCTGCGCACCGCGGTGCTGGCGTGGCTGTTCGCCCGCTCGAGCGGCCGCCGGTTCCTGATGCGGGTGGAGGACCTCGACGACCGCACCGACACCGGCATCGCCGAACGGCAACTGGCCGATCTCGCCGCGATCGGTCTCACCTGGGACGAACCCGCGACCTGGCAGACGCAGCACCGCGAACGCTACGACGCCGTCGTCGCCGAACTGGCCGAACGCGGCCTGCTGTTCGAATGCTATTGCAGCAGAAAGGACATCGCTCAGGCGCCGCGCGCGCCGCACGCTCCGGAAGGCGCCTACCCGGGGACCTGCCGCGACCTGACCGACAGCGAACGGGAGAAGCGCAGGCAGGAGACGGGCCGGCCGCCCGCGCTGCGGTTGCGCACCGACACCATCACCTTCACCGTGCACGACGTACTGCACGGGGACTACACCGGCCTGGTCGACGACTTCGTGGTGCGCCGCGGCGACGGGGTGACCGCCTACAACCTGGCCGTGGTCGTCGACGACGCGGCATCCGGGATCGACCAGGTGGTGCGCGGCGACGATCTGTTGGCGTCCTCGCCGCGGCAGGCCTACCTGGCCCGGCTGCTCGGCCATCCCGTGCCGGTGTACGCGCACGTGCCGCTGGTGCTCAACCCCGACGGCGCGCGGCTGGCCAAACGTGACGGCGCGGTGACGCTGGCCGAGATCGGGGTGTCCGAAGCAGTGGCGCAGATCGCCGACTCGCTCGGGTACTCCGCACGCACCGTCGAGGGCATGCTCGACGAGTTCGATCCGGTGCGGTTGCCCCGCGCTCCGTGGGTATACCGCCCCGGGTGA
- a CDS encoding BMC domain-containing protein, whose protein sequence is MASNAIGMIETKGYVAALAAADAMVKAANVTITDRQQVGDGLVAVIVTGEVGAVKAATEAGAEAASQVGELVSVHVIPRPHNELGAHFSVAGQ, encoded by the coding sequence ATGGCCAGCAACGCGATCGGAATGATCGAGACCAAGGGTTACGTCGCCGCGCTCGCGGCCGCCGACGCGATGGTCAAGGCCGCCAACGTGACGATCACCGATCGCCAGCAGGTCGGCGACGGGCTGGTCGCGGTCATCGTCACCGGTGAGGTCGGCGCCGTCAAGGCCGCGACCGAGGCCGGCGCCGAAGCCGCCTCCCAGGTCGGCGAACTCGTCAGTGTGCACGTGATCCCGCGGCCGCACAACGAGCTCGGCGCACACTTCTCCGTCGCCGGGCAGTAG
- a CDS encoding FAD-dependent oxidoreductase, giving the protein MARHEADVLIVGAGLSGLIAARSVLAAGLTPLILEADNRIGGRILTEDLAGLPVDLGAQWIGDTHHRMFALAAELGVETYPQYDDGETTYEFAGAGVLRGNEFHDRFAAELAELTTVLHRLDELAAQVDPAAPWTAPQAAEWDAVTAGAWYDAQGLSPVARTLLEICTVGILAVPTVEVSFLHLLFTIQTCGVTSELFAESEGGAQTTRFVGGTAEIPKRLAAMLSGHLVLDAPVQLIEHGPDRVTVHCRGGRAARGRRVIVAVSPMLAGRIMYDPPLPGYRDQLTQRMPNSSAMKAFFVYDEPFWRADGLNGQLISDVGPARMSNDTCVPGDDRGVILLFLEGEQARVHTRWSAEERRAALTDELVRHFGSRAAHPAHYVDGEWSDRQWTRGCYNANCGPLVWTAYGPALTPPIGPIHWASTDTATEWSAYMEGAVQAGERAAAEVIAALTR; this is encoded by the coding sequence ATGGCACGCCACGAGGCCGATGTCCTCATCGTCGGGGCAGGGCTGTCCGGGCTGATCGCCGCGCGCAGCGTCCTGGCCGCGGGACTGACCCCGTTGATCCTTGAGGCCGACAACCGGATCGGCGGGCGCATCCTCACCGAGGATCTGGCCGGGTTGCCGGTGGACCTCGGAGCGCAGTGGATCGGCGACACCCACCACCGGATGTTCGCGCTCGCCGCCGAGCTCGGCGTCGAGACCTACCCGCAGTACGACGACGGCGAGACCACCTACGAGTTCGCCGGTGCAGGTGTGCTGCGCGGCAACGAGTTTCACGACAGATTCGCCGCCGAGCTGGCCGAACTGACCACGGTGCTGCACCGGCTCGACGAACTGGCCGCGCAGGTCGACCCGGCCGCGCCGTGGACGGCGCCGCAGGCTGCCGAGTGGGACGCCGTCACCGCCGGAGCCTGGTACGACGCGCAGGGACTGTCCCCGGTGGCCCGCACATTGCTGGAGATCTGCACGGTCGGGATCCTGGCCGTCCCCACCGTGGAGGTGTCGTTTCTGCACCTGCTCTTCACGATCCAGACCTGCGGGGTGACCTCGGAGTTGTTCGCCGAGTCCGAGGGCGGCGCCCAGACCACCCGGTTCGTCGGCGGCACCGCAGAGATCCCGAAACGGCTGGCGGCGATGCTGTCCGGGCATCTGGTGCTCGACGCCCCGGTACAGCTCATCGAGCACGGCCCCGACCGCGTCACCGTGCACTGCCGGGGCGGACGGGCGGCCCGCGGCCGGCGCGTCATCGTCGCGGTGTCCCCGATGCTGGCAGGACGGATCATGTACGACCCGCCGCTGCCGGGCTACCGCGACCAACTGACCCAGCGGATGCCGAACTCGTCGGCGATGAAGGCGTTCTTCGTCTACGACGAGCCGTTCTGGCGCGCCGACGGTTTGAACGGCCAACTCATCTCCGATGTCGGTCCGGCCCGGATGTCCAACGACACCTGCGTCCCGGGCGACGACCGCGGCGTGATCCTGCTGTTCCTCGAAGGCGAGCAGGCGCGCGTCCACACCCGATGGTCTGCCGAGGAGCGACGTGCCGCGCTGACCGACGAACTGGTGCGCCATTTCGGGTCGCGCGCCGCCCACCCCGCGCACTACGTCGACGGCGAGTGGAGCGACCGGCAGTGGACCCGCGGCTGCTACAACGCCAACTGCGGGCCGCTGGTGTGGACCGCCTACGGGCCGGCGCTGACCCCGCCGATCGGACCGATCCACTGGGCCTCGACCGACACCGCCACCGAGTGGAGCGCCTACATGGAGGGCGCGGTGCAGGCCGGTGAGCGGGCGGCGGCCGAGGTCATCGCGGCGCTGACGCGCTAG